The nucleotide window gcaaaaataaaaataaaaaactgttttaaggtccaacgccttaaacggtcctctttgcttttatcggttaacatggaccgttcaaaagcataaaatcaacacatcactttactgccttttgcgagaactacgtaggtctgatttcctcttcgatggaggatacgtaggagcaaaagccccgcttttgtcgacctcgtgagatggttagaggtctaacgccttaactttctcaccaagtaaaatggatcattttaaggtccaacgccttaaatgacccccttccaagtaaaaagaatcacttgatttgccccttttcaaagaactacgtaggtctgatttccttatcacaattgaggaatacgtaggagcaagggaaacacccttgtcgaccacaaaaagataaaaaatacaaaaaggcataaaagacataaaaatgtaaaaaagggaaaataaaacaatttgaagtcatattttgcacactcgattaaaggctgccgtcctttgtgacagacgtgtggggtgctaatacattccccgtacgtaaatacaactcctgaacctttcacctaaaattcgtagaccacgtcttttccggtttttccgacgttttcctcaaataaacgttggtggcgactccgcgcgtattcctttcttggaacacgcacccgtgagtcacgcgtcgccctcccgccgaagggtaggttgcgacacatgggtaagggtatttattctagatctttttacacttgtggttccttcatgggttaactggaaagtatcccacatatccttggcattagtacaatttgacactctaaagtacTCATCTATCCCTAGGGTTGAAGTgatgatgtttttggctttgagatcgtactggatttttctcctatcttcttctgtccactgatctctaggtttttaggttgtagtgcttgtgcttacatctactataATGGGTATATGTGGTCctaattctattgcttcccaaatatttagatctatggcttcaatgaatatctgcatgcgggttttccaataatggtaaccctcaccattgaaaatgggtggtctgtgaatggaatttccttcaggaaacaagggatttgaggaggccatttatcttgaagtggttagactttctacaagaaacctgctctaataccacttgttggattgagtggcctcaaaataattaagaaggggtggttgaattaattattcctaaacctttactaattaaaaattactcttctaaggtttttactaaattgttaagagaatgaggagtagaagagaaacttaacataaagtaaaagcggaaatgaAATGCACAacgaaaagtaaaagagtagggaagaatgaaacaaacacacaagagtttttatactggttcggcaacaacccgcgCCAagatccagtccccaagcgacctgaggtccttgagatttctttcaaccttgtaaaaatccctttacaagcaaagatccacaagggatgtaccctcccttgttctctttgaacctagtggatgtaccctccacttgaaatgatccacaagagatgtaccctctcttgttctcagtcaaacccaagtagatgtaccctctacttgtaccacaaagggtgtaccctccaatgtattaagacaaagatctcaggcggttaaacctttgatactttgtgaatggggatacaaatgaattctcaggcggttagtcctttgaacacttttgtataagggaatgggaagaatcaaaagaattctcagactgtgtcgttttgaattctttaacaaggggagaagggagacacaaaagaattcaggcggttagtcctttgttcttttggaaaagggagaagagagacacaaaaagaatttaggtggttagtccttgacgaattctttttggcaaagggagaagagaatgaagaggatgaataacacaagttttcaaggtttagaaaaccagaaaacttcagaaagcttttggtacaaagaagaagaagaagttcaaagagattcaaggcttgtaaatgattgattgaatgaatgtaaaaatattgaatgaaaTGAATAAGTGTATAACAAAGACTtgtttttatagactcttcatgtctggtcaagaagaccatttagaagagttataacttttagaaaaacttaaaaccaatttgaaaaattcaaaaaccttttgaagagttacatcttttgatttattcagaaacaatcactggtaatcgatttccaaataagtgtaatcgattacacaaagcttttatgtgaaaggatgtgactcttcacatttgaatttgaatttcaacgttcaaaggcactggtaatcgattaccaaaatattgtaatcgattacaacattttgaaattaattggaacgttgtaaattcaacttgaaaactttttcaaaacaattttgctattggtaatcgattaccagagagtaaaaactctttggtaaacatgttttgaaaaaaatcatgtgctactcagtttttgagaaaaacttttcatacttatcttgattaagccttctcttgattcttgaatcttgagtattgaatcttgatcttgattcttgagatcttgaaccttgaatcttgattcttgactctaaactttcttcttgagtcttgaattcttcttgattctcaacttgaactcttgaattgttcttgatttacttgagttattctttgattgatttttgattgatctttgagctttttgtcatcacctttgtcatcatcttttgttatcatcattgttatcatcaaaacacctttgaatcacttttgattcaccatgaaacTTTGCTTCTACAACTGTAATTAATTAAAGGTATTGTTCTTACCAGATTTGGAAGAACCTCCTTACAATGATGGTTTCTCAATGAGTTCCTCCAAGAGCGGTGTTGGGATTTACCTACAAAGATACTTTGTCTCTTAAGTTAACGACATAGTGGTAGGAGGAGGTATCAGAATATAGGTTGGATTAAAGTTAGTTTACTTGGAGCGTGATAACCCCTTTTATAGAGGTGAGAATTGGATCCTTCATCTTAATCTCCCTTATTTGATAGCATAATTAgggaaatatattatattatctttcATCTAATAGTAGATAACTTCCAATTTTAGGagatatctttatctttttggtAGAAGATAAAGTTTTCCTCTTACCTCAATTATATTCGCCAAGTTCTTTGAATACCAAGTAGACTACTCGGCTGACCATTGAGTACGGAGGCTTACTAAATTTGAGTAGGACAAGTATTATAGGATAACAATAACTAATGCACTATAAAAGGAACAATCAATGAAGTAAAAATGGTCTTATTATATATAGGaacaaagataatatataacaaGGGGActcaagttttttctttttctgttgagGGGTAGAGAATGAGTCAAATAGAGCTCATTCACTTGTTGGATCTTTTGCACCCTAAAAGTTAAGTAGGCATGGCAATGGGCCCCACACCCGTGGACATCCCCCCAAACCTACCCTGATTTTGATAGGGAAAAATCGAGTTGACCGGGCTTAGGTTCGGGTTCCGATTTTTGCCGCATTTTAAATTTGGGGGTAGGAGCAGTTTTGGTAATGCTGATATCCGCCCCCACCCCGCAcctattaaattacaaaaataccctttatatatatagatttttttcatGATTGTGAAGTCTAGCTCCTCTCCGTGGATTAATTTGTTTATGCAATTCTTATATCCTTCTCTGTTGGATAATTAAATTTCccctttatttttaatgaattttcggGGGTGGGTGGGGGCGGAGACAGGGGGCAATTTTTTGACCCGTCGGTTTTTGGGAGGGGGCGGGGAAAGGTTTTAAGATTCGGGGGCAAGGTCAGGGTAAGCAAACCACCCCCGACTGCCCCCGTTATCATGCCTAAAGTTAAGCACTTGTCAATCTCGGGTCTTGGTTTTCCATTTAAAGTTTTGGCATGCCTTGCTGCActactaaatttatttatacacTTATCAAAAGTTATTTCATGGTGTGAcacaatattatatattattcatatattattCAAGAAAGTAATTATATGTTTTGATTTATTGTCATTCATTCTCAAATCACCAACAAAAGTTCGTTGCAATAGTAAACGATTTGATTCTTTTAAAGGCTATTAAAATTCTACAAAAAGATAATAGTTGAAAGGACTTATCGAATGGCTATAATAATATCTATctatacataaatataaaagaaaatctcGCATTAATAGCTATAAGCctataaaataattagttatatgAAATCAGGAATAACTACTTAACTAAATAATTCCCGAGTGATAGTACACGTTAACGTGTTCACTATGGTATTGACACTTATATTTTGACTCATGAGGTAACTACTAGGctgaaaacaaatatgcttatTCATTGCTTCTGCATAGAAAGAAACCGCCTGATGCCTTATACTTTGAAAATTGAGATCATCTCAACGTGTTAGTATATTATATTCCCTACTACTAACTACAAACTCGATAATCAAATGTTTTTCACGCGCGCGAATTGTTGCAGGTACATTGTCTTATTCAAGGGTAGCTATTTTTCTAAGAAATAACCAATATTCTAAAGGGTGGTTACGTAGGAACAAAATCTTAAATCAACAAGGAAAAGCGACCTCTGGCTTGTAATTAGTTACTGGGTCGCTAAGGCTCTCTACCTTCTCTCATTCTCAGCTCCAACAACTCCAACGCAGTGTACCCTTCTCAATAACCCCGTTTTGGTTCAACATGAAAATCCTCCTtcataaacaaaacaaatctCTATTAggaatttaatcaattaatgcAAGAAATACCAACCACACCAAGCAAGAGTGCAAGatcaaatataacaaattaaactaaatcGCTCTCGAAGCCAAAAATTAACACAATAATGTAATGTCTCGCTGTGTTCACATGTGAGAGAACCAtctatttaacaaaaattttcaccGCCGGATTTGACTCCCACCATCTAGTTAATGTCGGTTGGGTTGAGAGACATACATGGTCTCTAacctaagtaaaaaaaataaaaactaattcacTCTTATTATTAACGTTAGTTTCAGTTCTAGTCTTAGAGCCTTGTAGGAGGGTCAATGTATAATGTAAGGTACTAAGGTCACCCTCAACTTTTTCCCCCCTACCCACACATTGCATTAACTCTCTTGTGCTATTCCAACACTTGTTTAAAACCAAACCTTCTCTCCCAATTCTCTCTCAGAACACAGAATCTCTTTCTCTTCCGAACCAAAAAAGGAGAGAGATTCTAATTTCTAAAATCTAAACCATCATGAAgaacacaaacaccaacacgaAACTGATCCTCCTCCATCCTTATATCCAAAAACAAGGAAGCTCCAATCGCTTGTGGCTTCTAGCATTGGTATCAATCCTCACCCTCGCTTTTCTTGTTACCCTCATTTCCACAAGAGAATCCACCTTCATCACCACTGCAACTTCTTCTGTGACTCCCTCTTCAAATAATGCTCCAGTTTCTGGTTTTGGAAGTGCTCCTTTGCCAGCCACAGTGATCAACACTCTCCTCCACTATGCATCAAAATCCAATGACACCTTCCACATGCCACACTCAGACCTCAAACCCATCTCCGATGTGCTTCGAAAATGCTCCTCCCCATGCAACTTTCTCATCTTCGGCCTCACACCCGAAACCCTTCTCTGGAAAGCCCTCAACCACAACGGAAGAACGGTTTTCATCGACGAAAACCGCTACTACGCCGCGTATTACGAAGAACTGCACCCAGAAATTGATGCCTATGATGTTCAATACACCACCAAAAGGAGCGAGATGAAGGAGCTCATAGCCTCCGCGAAAGAACAAGTAGCCAATGAGTGCAAGCCGGTGCAGAATCTTCTTTTCTCCGAGTGCAAGCTGGGCCTCAATGACCTCCCCAACCATGTGTACGAGGTTGACTGGGACGTCATATTGGTTGACGGGCCACGCGGGGACTGGCCCGATGCTCCTGGCAGAATGTCAGCGATATTCACCGTTGGTGTTCTCGCCAGGAGCAAAAAGGGTGGGAACCCTAAGACTCATGTCTTCTTGCATGACTTCTCTGGGGAAGTGGAGAAGGTTTGTGGGAGTGAGTTTCTGTGCAATGAGAATTTATTGGAGGCAAATGGGAATTTGGGGCACTATGTGTTGGAAAGGATGGATGAGAATAGTGTGCAGTATTGTAAGAATCACTCGTCTTCTGGGTCAGGGGCTGCTTCATCAGCATAATTAGTTATTGCTCCTCTCTTCATTCAGATGCCTACAAGCTTCTCAGAATCGCGTTAGTCGCAATTGTTTCGTTGTCCCTCTGGGTAtttatcttcctttttttttccattgcTACATTTTGTTTGCCTCTGGCTGGAGcctgtaaaaaataattcttttttgcttttgctttttcaTTTTGTTGCTCTGAAAATTGTAATTTCTTCTGTGAATTCgaatttccaaatttcaattgAGGATATACATTGGCAAATCAATGTCAATcaatcagagagagagagagaaagttttttttttagcatgTAAAATCTAAAACTTCATCTTATCCGAATTCCACGAGTAAACCAACCTTAATGAGTTAGAAAGACAGTATGTGTCACTCATAAagataacaagaaaacaaaatttacatccatcaattactttattttattgattttggaattgttttctaattaaaatttgaattttattttaataatcagtaccaacttttttttatatacttttagttaaagaataagaacaaaaaatatgtcCAGTCGACTagtccaaattgaaaatggtttAGTTGCATCTGACGACACAGATTCAATTTTCATACAACATGTCGTCATGGTTTCATTGGCTTGGTACAATACTCTGATTAGAATATGTAAAAATTTGTCTTAAGGCTAGTCTGATGCAAAGAAGCACAGGCTAGTTTGGGTTTGCAATGCTTTTCATAAAGAcattaagatattacaattaATTAGTTTGGCCTAATTAAGTAGAAAGTTGGCTAATTCTCAACTCTTTAAAAATAGCATTAGGTACATTAATTAGTTGTGTGATAGCAACGATAATACACCTACCTCTCAAGTTTAAAGTCGCTTGTAGTTGGATGGAAGTTGCTTCAACAACTATACGGCTTTGTTTTTCAAGTGAATTTGCCCTCTTAGATAAAAGAACTCGGACCAATGCAAACTCTTGGTTTGCTTAGAAGTCAACATCATATTTGGATTGTGCCTCTTGGGCTATGGCCAGTTGCCTATAGCTTTGGTGGGAGTAGTACTAGTATATACTAAGATATGGCAATTGGTtgcttttaatttattgttttggcCTAAATGCAAGTAAAAGATAATGCGTGTCTAAGATCAATCAACGTACCTTGGTCAGATAGAAGAAACATAATGGAAGATTTTATTATGGTTAAAAGTCTGTTTTCTTTCATGTTATATGGTCCATTGTGCAAAGGAGATTAACTTAAAGATGTATAAAGTTTTCTATCTTTGTCCTCCTCAAGCACCACAGAATCTTGCCTCTGTATGAAATAGATTTGGTAAATTTCAGTAGAAGAGACCTAGATATTTAAGACAAGTATGATTTACGTATCACTTTTTGTTTTGAGaattatatatcataatttCATACTATTCAGCAATTAATTTCTCACTCAAAATCTattaagttttgaaaattatttttaaagtaagttttttaaaaaacagaaaCAGTATGGTCGGATCGATTAGTGTCCAAATCTAAAGTCGcattataaaaagaagaaaaaaatgcagaaaCTAATATGTCTTTCACACTGACTGTTCTAAGTGgatattttaatatgtaattattattatattttgaacaTGATTTCTCTTTGGTATTAATGTCACTATTACAAAATtggcattctacatcggttaaaaTGACGTTTCTATATCGGTTTTCACGCGTCATTGTAGCCAACGTCATTGAAACAGCCATGTCTTTCTACATCGATTGgacgaccgtcttagaatgacgCGGTTCAAAGACCAATATTACATCGGTTTATTTAATAACCAATGtagaattattgatttttttttaaaaaattccttTTTCTTCATGATTGGCAAtaacaatgaaaatataattaaattttccagAATTGAAAGACGTATACAAGACACAAACCACACATTCACATAGACAAAAGCACACATTGATAAAATCTGTGATGATGgaaagaaaagcaaaataaCAAAACTAACGAACATGATAAATAATAGGCCATACATTTATGAAAACAACAAACTGGGTAGAGAGGAATAAACGACAAACATTTCATGCTCTAGTTAAgatcaaaaacaaattttaatcacTTCCTACCACGCTAAATTGAATTTAGGGCCTATTAGAAACTCAAGCTCCCCATTTAAGAATTAATATCAACATTCCATTGAAGttccaaattttaaatttgttctcTATGCTACTGAAATCTAGATACCCATAGCATTAGAAAGGATATTCCTAACACTGGCAAAGATAAGGGATTGGAATATCCCAGGACAAAGTGAAGAAGTATAAGCAAGTCAGGAAATAAAGGAGTAAACTATAATGGTAAATATGAAGTATAAATGGAAGGTATTAGTTATTATAGATAATCTCCTCATCTCTTATACCTACAAACTAGGAGTTATCTTTTATAGGACATTTTAATTGTAGTCCTTAATCTAAATTCATAGGGCCGAGACCCAGAGAAGATTCTTAGATGATTCCTTGGTATTTTAAGAGTGCTCAAAATGCGCATTGGTTAAGAATACTATAGTATTATTTACCATGTTTTCACATCTTAGATTGAAGGATAGTTCTACAAGGAATGTTGCCGCATAACACTggctattttttataacaaaaaccAAATTTAACCAATTGCATAGCTTTTAGGGGAGCAAATGAAAAAGAATGACTAAGACCTCCAACAAGAGTATATATAGTTGTGGCACCATAGAATTTACTCatcaaggaaaagaaaagaaaatatagttAAGAAAAGAAGACACCTCCCAGGTCATTGAGCTACTGCACTTGTAAAAATGGACAAGGAAACTTACCACTAAAATTCCCTCTAGAAGAGATGATTTAAGCTGGCAAACTTCATCACAAATTGTGGAATTGGTTGATTTGTTCCCGGCTGTACTTTCTGCTAGAAATCTTTGTAGATCCCTGTAAGAAACGAGGTTATTCAACTTATTGGGAGTTGAACCATTCACTATAGCATGAACTTTGAAAATAACATTGGAGAAAAGTATAACTTAATAACCGAAAATCTACATCCTCAAACGTATCCAAAGACAACATAACGACATAATAAACATTAGTAACATTGGctaaatttaaccaaaaatgaGTTACAGGGTGAGACTCAAATGCAGAGTAGTTACTAGTTAGTAttgaataaattataaagaaacgAAGGAAACAAAAAGATTGATATTGAACTTGAAGTGTTGGAAAAATAATTCAATGCGATCATGATAAGTAGTAAATTACAATGAGCTTTATACACGAGCTCATGCAAAAAGATggttataaaatatttcattcattcaattcaTGATACAAATagctgaataaaaaaattaaaaactaatcatAGATAACTACATCAGAGAGAGATATAAGAGGTAATTAATGTGAGTGAAAGAGAGATATAGAAAGAAATAAGAGGTATTGATAGGATGTTTAAAAAAAGTGAGTGTTCAAATATCGTTGCCCTtcctttcaccaaaaaaattaattcctcCACTTGTGCCTGTTATGTTCTAGTACAACATGTTCTTGATTTGGATCGCAGATTTCTTCGAGAGCTACACCAAAAAATCATTAGATACATACGAAAATCAGTAGTGAAATATGTATATGCATGTTGgttccaaaaaaaagaaaaaaaaagatgtttatatatatatatatatatatatatatatatatatatatatatatatatatatatatatatatatatatatatatatatatatatatatatatatatatatattaatttaccatttttttgcatggcttctttttcttgtcacaaTAATTCTGATTAATTATTATGGGGTTGGTACATTGTCCATTTCTATGTTCTGAAACTGGATGTCGCTAGCACTTCCATTTCaattggtataattttttttaccaatattggtataatttttttaaaattatttaattagttataaaaatgagaaaataataaaaacatgtagaagcaaagcttcatgatgaatcaagagtgattcaaagatgttttgatgataacaaaagatgatgacaaaggtgatgacaaaaagctcaaaggtcaatcaaagaatgagttcaagatatttaagatagaatcaagaacacttcaagattcaagaggaaagttgatttcaagaatcaagaatcaagattcaagagattaagattcaagactcaagattcaagaatcaagagaaggcttaatcaagataagtatgaaaag belongs to Glycine soja cultivar W05 chromosome 5, ASM419377v2, whole genome shotgun sequence and includes:
- the LOC114412395 gene encoding protein IRX15-LIKE-like, with product MKNTNTNTKLILLHPYIQKQGSSNRLWLLALVSILTLAFLVTLISTRESTFITTATSSVTPSSNNAPVSGFGSAPLPATVINTLLHYASKSNDTFHMPHSDLKPISDVLRKCSSPCNFLIFGLTPETLLWKALNHNGRTVFIDENRYYAAYYEELHPEIDAYDVQYTTKRSEMKELIASAKEQVANECKPVQNLLFSECKLGLNDLPNHVYEVDWDVILVDGPRGDWPDAPGRMSAIFTVGVLARSKKGGNPKTHVFLHDFSGEVEKVCGSEFLCNENLLEANGNLGHYVLERMDENSVQYCKNHSSSGSGAASSA